The Pyruvatibacter sp. HU-CL02332 genome includes a window with the following:
- a CDS encoding VWA domain-containing protein, translating to MAKPRSPVGHTAGKTLASGSVDAFLQKVSATPLPAHGNGRGRLLFVMDATMSRQPTWDAAVSLQAKMFDVTADIGGLDVQLAFFRGLGEFKASQWVSDPATLGKAMSGVRVRGGHTQICRVLRHAIAEARTTPVQALVYVGDCVEEAADDVCAVAGELGLLGTRAFMFQEGHERQAEMTFREVARLTGGAFARFDANAVNQLRELLQAVAVYAAGGRKALAGHSAQASRAVQQLTHQVR from the coding sequence ATGGCCAAGCCTCGTAGCCCTGTGGGCCATACGGCGGGTAAAACGCTCGCTTCTGGCAGTGTGGATGCTTTCCTTCAGAAAGTGTCCGCAACGCCTCTACCTGCTCATGGCAATGGGCGCGGCCGGTTGCTGTTTGTGATGGATGCCACCATGAGCCGACAGCCCACATGGGATGCGGCTGTGTCCTTGCAGGCAAAGATGTTTGACGTGACAGCGGACATTGGCGGACTTGACGTGCAGCTCGCTTTTTTCCGAGGTCTGGGTGAGTTCAAAGCCTCGCAATGGGTCAGTGATCCGGCGACCCTGGGAAAGGCTATGAGCGGCGTTCGGGTCCGTGGTGGCCACACGCAGATATGCCGTGTCCTGCGTCATGCAATTGCTGAAGCGCGGACCACACCGGTTCAAGCCCTTGTATATGTCGGGGATTGCGTTGAAGAGGCGGCAGATGATGTCTGTGCTGTTGCAGGGGAGTTGGGTTTGCTTGGAACCCGTGCCTTTATGTTTCAGGAGGGTCATGAGCGGCAAGCAGAGATGACTTTCCGGGAAGTGGCTAGGCTGACCGGTGGTGCCTTTGCCCGGTTCGATGCGAATGCAGTCAACCAGCTAAGGGAGTTGCTGCAGGCGGTTGCTGTTTATGCGGCGGGGGGCCGCAAAGCACTTGCTGGTCACTCGGCTCAGGCGTCGCGCGCGGTTCAGCAACTGACGCATCAGGTGCGCTGA
- a CDS encoding DnaJ domain-containing protein, which yields MGFFALFVCLLGAAILLVYAAGSMPPASLARIVRYTGGGLLSIAALFLLLTGRMGLAIPAAVAAFALFQGNLSRLATFARNIPGADRFAGGPSAGQKSDIETAWLSMWLDHDTGQMGGRVKQGVLAGAQLEQLSLDDLLSLRTELIANAESLRLLDSFIERVHGHSPGEGGSGDAGKNPGAGDKSTSRSDGAGMTREEALDVLGLSSGASVEDIKQAHRSLMQKVHPDRGGSSYLATKLNQAKDMLLAGLKA from the coding sequence GTGGGATTTTTTGCTCTTTTTGTCTGCCTGCTCGGTGCGGCGATCTTGCTGGTCTATGCGGCAGGCTCCATGCCGCCGGCCTCTCTTGCCCGCATTGTGCGTTACACGGGTGGGGGATTGCTGAGCATTGCGGCGTTGTTCTTGTTGCTCACCGGTCGGATGGGTCTTGCTATCCCTGCAGCAGTGGCGGCATTTGCGCTGTTCCAAGGCAATCTGAGCCGTCTGGCAACCTTTGCGCGGAACATTCCAGGTGCTGACCGGTTTGCTGGGGGGCCAAGCGCCGGCCAAAAGTCTGACATAGAGACTGCGTGGCTTTCCATGTGGCTGGATCACGACACAGGCCAGATGGGGGGGCGTGTTAAGCAGGGTGTACTGGCTGGTGCCCAACTTGAGCAATTGTCCCTCGATGATCTCCTATCGCTCAGGACAGAACTGATTGCCAATGCAGAGTCACTTCGATTGCTGGATAGCTTCATTGAGCGTGTTCACGGGCATAGCCCCGGCGAGGGTGGTTCGGGGGATGCTGGAAAAAATCCAGGTGCAGGTGACAAGAGCACCAGCAGGAGCGATGGGGCGGGGATGACCCGGGAGGAAGCTCTTGACGTTCTGGGGCTCTCATCGGGCGCCAGTGTTGAGGATATCAAGCAGGCTCACCGGTCTTTGATGCAAAAGGTTCACCCTGACCGCGGCGGATCATCTTATCTCGCAACAAAGCTCAACCAAGCCAAGGATATGCTCCTTGCCGGGCTCAAGGCCTAA
- a CDS encoding division plane positioning ATPase MipZ produces the protein MRSRTKGKRSSAEARMGHVIVLGNEKGGSGKSTSAMHLIAGLMKAGFKVGCIDLDSRQRSISRYLENRRQLCDRTGLRLSFPRHEVIDPSTLDSREAAQREEEAEFEQALFELRATCDFVVVDCPGSDVFLSRVGHRAADTLITPMNDSFVDFDLLGKVDPDTNEVKGPSIYSEMVWEARKRKAMVEGKSIDWVVMRNRLSHLDAKNKRRVQQVVTNLAGRIGFRLAPGFGERVIFREMFPMGLTLLDIIDDKAGVQLSMSHVAARQEVRDLLTALRLPGVEVGSNDDKDAQAARAV, from the coding sequence GTGCGTTCGCGCACGAAAGGGAAGCGGTCCAGCGCTGAAGCGCGCATGGGCCATGTCATCGTTCTTGGCAACGAGAAGGGCGGCTCGGGCAAATCCACGAGCGCCATGCATCTTATTGCCGGATTGATGAAAGCTGGGTTCAAGGTCGGCTGCATTGATCTGGACAGTCGCCAGCGCTCCATCTCACGTTATCTCGAGAACCGCCGCCAGCTGTGTGATCGCACGGGGCTGCGTCTGAGTTTTCCGCGCCATGAAGTCATCGACCCTTCCACGCTTGATAGCCGTGAAGCGGCCCAGCGCGAAGAAGAGGCTGAATTCGAGCAGGCGCTGTTCGAGCTGCGTGCCACATGCGACTTCGTCGTTGTTGATTGTCCGGGGTCGGACGTTTTTCTGTCGCGCGTCGGGCATCGGGCTGCCGATACACTCATCACGCCGATGAATGACTCATTTGTCGATTTCGATCTGTTGGGCAAAGTTGACCCTGATACCAATGAGGTGAAGGGCCCGTCCATCTACAGTGAGATGGTCTGGGAAGCGCGCAAGCGCAAAGCCATGGTCGAAGGCAAGTCCATTGACTGGGTGGTGATGCGAAATCGCCTGTCTCACCTGGACGCCAAGAACAAACGCCGCGTCCAGCAGGTTGTGACGAACCTGGCCGGCCGCATCGGTTTTCGTCTCGCACCAGGCTTTGGCGAGCGGGTGATCTTCCGCGAAATGTTCCCGATGGGATTGACGCTGCTGGATATCATTGACGACAAGGCGGGCGTTCAGCTTTCCATGTCACATGTTGCCGCGCGTCAGGAAGTCCGGGATCTGCTTACAGCTCTTCGGCTCCCCGGCGTTGAAGTCGGCAGCAATGACGACAAGGACGCGCAGGCGGCGCGGGCCGTCTAG
- a CDS encoding D-alanyl-D-alanine carboxypeptidase — protein MSALVLACFAAVLSLALIATTPAVAKPKYAALVLDKYSGRVLFARNADAPRYPASLTKIMTLYIVFDELAQENIKLNTPWLVSKNAEGQAPSKLGLDAGDTITVEEAILALVTKSANDVAMVVAENIGGTQRKFAQKMTKRARELGMARTTFRNPHGLPDKRQVTTARDMATLAQRVMDDFPQYYAYFSTESFNFRGRIFNNHNNLLGDYEGTNGIKTGYTRASGFNLTASVIRDGKHLVGVVLGGKTPRARDDHMVDILDEAFGRVPRRGHMSIASAAPIPRMRPQQAAPQPAIAAAPSPTPSPVLASLQQPAATPVPTPAAASNNLPIDVAANLLADTAPIPTPALRQTTTLTPPTPQVPEQRRLAVASAPAADAKVFEDVTAWLVSPANARESEPGLTSTLGAGDYTPPTETNYASLAQPQPYTAAPVGAAWRIQIGAYADAAEAGRRIQAAMSRAPSVLKGKGPATVPVKTASRTLFRSRFTGFTGEDQARNACTALIREGISCITVPPDDWYAPSAN, from the coding sequence TTGAGCGCGCTGGTATTGGCTTGCTTTGCTGCGGTACTGAGCCTTGCGCTCATTGCAACCACGCCTGCGGTCGCAAAACCCAAATATGCCGCTCTGGTTCTCGACAAGTATTCCGGCCGCGTGCTGTTCGCGCGCAATGCCGATGCGCCGCGCTACCCCGCCTCCCTCACAAAGATCATGACCCTTTACATCGTCTTTGATGAGCTGGCTCAGGAAAACATCAAACTCAACACCCCTTGGCTTGTATCCAAGAATGCTGAGGGTCAGGCTCCATCCAAGCTCGGCCTTGATGCCGGTGACACGATTACTGTCGAAGAGGCTATCCTCGCCCTCGTCACCAAGTCGGCGAACGACGTTGCGATGGTGGTTGCCGAAAACATCGGTGGGACGCAACGCAAATTTGCGCAGAAGATGACCAAGCGAGCCCGCGAGCTCGGCATGGCCCGCACGACGTTCCGCAATCCACATGGGCTTCCTGACAAGCGTCAGGTCACAACTGCACGCGACATGGCAACCCTGGCTCAGCGCGTGATGGACGACTTCCCTCAGTACTACGCCTATTTCAGCACTGAGAGTTTCAATTTCCGCGGTCGGATATTCAACAACCACAACAACCTGTTGGGTGACTACGAAGGCACCAACGGCATCAAGACCGGGTACACCCGCGCATCAGGGTTCAACCTGACCGCATCGGTCATCCGTGATGGTAAGCATCTGGTCGGTGTCGTGCTTGGTGGCAAGACACCTCGTGCTCGTGATGACCACATGGTTGATATTCTGGATGAAGCTTTCGGTCGCGTTCCGCGCCGGGGTCACATGTCCATTGCATCTGCCGCCCCTATTCCACGCATGCGGCCACAACAAGCTGCCCCTCAGCCGGCGATTGCTGCGGCGCCATCGCCCACTCCGTCACCGGTCCTTGCCAGCCTGCAGCAACCTGCAGCGACTCCTGTGCCAACGCCTGCTGCGGCGTCCAACAATTTGCCCATAGATGTGGCCGCAAACCTTCTTGCTGATACAGCGCCTATTCCAACGCCGGCACTGCGTCAGACGACAACCCTTACACCGCCGACACCTCAGGTTCCCGAGCAGCGACGCCTCGCCGTTGCAAGCGCACCAGCAGCAGACGCGAAGGTTTTTGAAGACGTAACGGCATGGCTCGTCTCCCCTGCAAATGCACGTGAAAGCGAGCCGGGGCTCACAAGCACTCTTGGTGCTGGCGACTATACGCCACCAACCGAAACCAATTATGCCAGTCTCGCCCAGCCACAGCCCTACACTGCGGCACCTGTGGGTGCTGCATGGCGTATTCAGATTGGTGCGTATGCAGATGCTGCAGAAGCTGGTCGTCGTATTCAGGCCGCGATGTCACGCGCACCAAGCGTGCTCAAAGGCAAAGGGCCAGCGACTGTGCCGGTTAAAACCGCCTCCCGCACACTTTTCAGATCTCGTTTCACAGGATTTACCGGCGAAGACCAGGCCCGGAATGCATGTACGGCGTTGATCCGAGAAGGCATCAGCTGCATCACCGTTCCACCAGACGACTGGTATGCGCCATCCGCCAACTAG
- the panC gene encoding pantoate--beta-alanine ligase: MIETVRTLSELRDSISAHRQAGRRIGLVPTMGALHEGHLALVDIASNHSEVVAVSLFVNPTQFAPGEDLDRYPRDEDGDKAKLESRGTSLLWAPDPQEMYPDGFATSVHVDGPSQGLETDHRPHFFGGVATVVAKLLLQVLPDVAVFGEKDYQQLQVIRRLVRDLDIPVEVIGGPTIRETDGLAMSSRNAYLSKEHRAVAPSMKRIIDDAGKQVLAGGDPQATEDAAGAALLAAGFEKIDYVAIRNADSLAKVSQAEVKEGSPLRVLAAAHLGTTRLIDNVNPRANN; encoded by the coding sequence ATGATCGAGACAGTCAGAACCTTAAGCGAGCTTCGTGATTCCATTTCAGCCCACCGGCAGGCTGGTCGTCGTATTGGACTGGTCCCGACCATGGGCGCGTTACATGAGGGACATCTCGCACTGGTCGATATTGCCTCAAACCACTCTGAGGTTGTTGCCGTCAGCCTGTTTGTTAACCCTACCCAATTTGCCCCAGGCGAAGATCTGGACCGCTACCCTCGCGATGAAGACGGTGACAAGGCAAAACTGGAAAGCCGGGGCACATCCCTCCTATGGGCACCGGACCCTCAGGAAATGTACCCAGATGGATTTGCCACGTCGGTGCATGTCGACGGGCCTTCGCAAGGACTTGAAACTGATCATCGTCCCCACTTCTTCGGGGGCGTCGCCACAGTTGTCGCAAAACTGCTCTTGCAGGTCCTGCCGGATGTCGCAGTCTTCGGCGAGAAGGATTATCAGCAGTTGCAGGTGATCCGCCGCCTCGTGCGTGATCTTGATATCCCGGTGGAGGTGATTGGAGGCCCAACCATTCGAGAAACAGACGGCTTGGCCATGTCGTCACGTAACGCCTATCTGAGTAAGGAGCACCGGGCTGTCGCACCCAGCATGAAGCGCATCATTGATGACGCTGGAAAGCAGGTCCTGGCCGGCGGCGACCCGCAGGCTACCGAGGATGCGGCGGGTGCAGCTCTGCTCGCCGCAGGTTTTGAGAAAATCGACTATGTCGCCATCCGCAACGCCGACAGTCTGGCAAAGGTGTCTCAGGCCGAAGTCAAAGAGGGCAGCCCTCTTCGTGTTCTCGCGGCGGCCCATTTGGGCACAACGCGCCTGATCGACAACGTCAATCCGCGTGCCAACAACTAG
- a CDS encoding DUF1489 domain-containing protein produces MALNLIKLCVGASSIEDLADWQGRVLAGKTGYGKVDKLFHTTRMTPKRGEELLDGGSLYWVMSGTIRVRQKLLDIEQYKDSEGIKRCRLVLDPPLIQTRPAPRRPFQGWRYLEAKDAPADLDMSNAGADDMPAEMQAELMELGLL; encoded by the coding sequence ATGGCACTTAACCTCATAAAGCTCTGCGTTGGCGCGTCCTCCATTGAAGATCTGGCTGACTGGCAGGGCAGGGTGCTGGCGGGCAAGACCGGATACGGAAAAGTCGACAAGCTTTTCCATACGACCCGGATGACACCTAAACGCGGTGAGGAGCTTCTTGATGGCGGCTCTCTTTATTGGGTTATGTCCGGCACCATACGGGTGCGGCAGAAACTGCTGGATATCGAGCAGTACAAGGATTCAGAAGGCATCAAACGTTGCCGGCTGGTCCTTGATCCACCGTTGATCCAGACACGCCCTGCGCCTCGGCGGCCTTTTCAGGGGTGGCGGTATCTTGAAGCCAAGGACGCACCAGCGGACCTTGATATGTCGAACGCGGGGGCAGACGATATGCCTGCTGAGATGCAGGCGGAACTCATGGAGCTCGGATTGCTATGA
- a CDS encoding DUF1499 domain-containing protein: MARSKAIKSGTPALDFTKLKLKGSPNEYLVAPEDLCKNAVPHLPADVYDVSAEDLRDAVMHVVSHQSRVELDGMDEAAKAFEFVHYSAVLNFKDMISIRVLPVGAKQSTIAIYSRSKSGYYDFGVNKNRVEAWLEELEGEVIR, from the coding sequence ATGGCTAGATCAAAGGCAATCAAATCAGGCACTCCGGCGCTTGATTTTACAAAACTCAAGCTAAAGGGCTCGCCAAACGAGTATCTGGTGGCTCCTGAAGACCTGTGTAAGAACGCGGTGCCGCATCTTCCTGCAGATGTCTATGACGTTTCGGCAGAAGATCTGCGTGATGCGGTTATGCATGTGGTGTCACACCAGTCTCGCGTTGAGCTGGATGGCATGGATGAAGCCGCCAAAGCCTTCGAGTTTGTCCATTATTCGGCGGTTTTGAACTTCAAGGACATGATTTCCATCCGCGTCCTGCCGGTCGGTGCCAAGCAGTCTACGATTGCCATCTACAGCCGCTCCAAATCGGGCTACTACGATTTTGGTGTGAACAAGAACCGTGTTGAAGCCTGGCTTGAAGAGCTTGAAGGTGAAGTTATCCGCTAA
- a CDS encoding acetyl/propionyl/methylcrotonyl-CoA carboxylase subunit alpha: protein MITSVLIANRGEIACRVIETARSMGLRTIAVYSETDANALHVEMADEAYLLGPAAAAESYLRQDRILDAARKSGADAIHPGYGFLSENAEFAEACADAGVLFVGPPADAIRAMGLKDRAKVLMQDANVPVVPGYHGDNQDPVFLAAEAEKIGYPVLIKAVAGGGGKGMRRVDAAGDFDKALASAQREAKAAFGDDHVLIEKFVSRPRHIEVQVFADAHGNVVHLFERDCSVQRRHQKVVEEAPAPGMPQDMRDAMGKAACEAARAIGYRGAGTVEFIADASEGLRADRFYFMEMNTRLQVEHPVTEMITGQDLVEWQLRVVSNEELPLKQDEILLDGHAVEVRLYAEDPNKQFFPSTGKLKEFWMPEEGDGVRIDAGVQLGDEISIYYDPMIAKVIAWGDTRDAARQLLIKALCDVEVVGVTTNAAFLKDVVSHPVFASGEMDTGFIEAHTTELLPGKQAAPADIAAFAALALAQNRTLQAARGSDADPYSPWNDVGGWRLVGTAGETITLLDRDTPLAAEVTYGADDIAVSLEGAEGRVSTYRVAEGVIEAVVNGARMSAGVHIEDDTVSVMKDGATWTFDVPDPLDVDAADAAALGGVEAPMTGKITQVWVKAGDSVQRGAPLIALEAMKMEHTLNAPADVTVAEVLAVAGDQVEGGAALVVFDASDE from the coding sequence ATGATCACATCTGTTCTGATTGCCAATCGCGGTGAGATTGCCTGCCGCGTGATTGAAACCGCCCGGTCCATGGGATTGCGGACCATCGCTGTTTATTCAGAAACTGACGCAAACGCTTTGCATGTGGAAATGGCCGACGAGGCCTATCTGCTTGGGCCTGCGGCGGCGGCTGAAAGCTATCTGCGGCAGGACAGGATACTGGATGCCGCGCGCAAGAGCGGGGCTGATGCCATACACCCGGGATACGGCTTTCTCTCGGAGAACGCAGAGTTTGCAGAAGCCTGTGCTGACGCCGGCGTGCTTTTTGTTGGTCCGCCTGCTGACGCGATCCGCGCCATGGGCCTCAAGGACCGTGCGAAAGTCCTGATGCAGGATGCCAATGTGCCGGTGGTTCCCGGTTACCATGGGGACAACCAAGACCCCGTGTTTCTGGCCGCTGAAGCTGAGAAAATTGGTTATCCTGTTCTCATCAAGGCTGTTGCTGGTGGTGGCGGCAAGGGCATGCGTCGTGTCGATGCTGCTGGCGATTTTGACAAGGCGTTGGCGTCTGCTCAGCGCGAAGCAAAAGCCGCCTTTGGTGACGATCACGTATTGATTGAAAAGTTCGTTTCCCGTCCACGTCACATCGAGGTTCAGGTCTTCGCGGATGCCCATGGCAACGTGGTGCATCTCTTCGAGCGGGACTGTTCAGTTCAAAGACGTCACCAAAAGGTGGTGGAAGAAGCACCGGCGCCGGGCATGCCTCAGGACATGCGCGATGCGATGGGCAAGGCTGCCTGCGAAGCGGCGCGCGCGATCGGCTATCGCGGAGCGGGGACCGTTGAGTTCATCGCAGACGCGTCAGAAGGGCTGCGTGCAGATCGCTTCTACTTCATGGAAATGAACACGCGTCTGCAGGTTGAGCACCCGGTGACAGAGATGATCACCGGTCAGGACCTTGTTGAGTGGCAGTTGCGCGTTGTGTCCAACGAGGAATTGCCGCTGAAGCAGGATGAGATCCTGCTCGACGGACACGCGGTTGAAGTTAGGCTCTACGCGGAAGACCCGAACAAGCAGTTCTTCCCATCGACCGGCAAGCTCAAAGAGTTCTGGATGCCGGAAGAGGGCGACGGGGTACGGATTGACGCCGGGGTTCAGCTTGGTGACGAAATAAGCATCTACTACGACCCTATGATCGCAAAGGTGATTGCCTGGGGCGATACGCGCGATGCGGCGCGTCAGCTGTTGATAAAGGCGCTGTGTGACGTCGAAGTTGTGGGTGTGACCACCAATGCTGCGTTTCTGAAGGACGTTGTCAGTCATCCGGTTTTTGCGTCCGGCGAGATGGATACGGGCTTTATTGAGGCGCACACGACCGAGTTGCTGCCGGGCAAACAGGCGGCGCCGGCTGACATTGCAGCTTTTGCAGCCCTCGCGCTGGCGCAGAACAGAACTTTGCAGGCTGCCCGAGGCAGTGATGCTGACCCTTACTCTCCATGGAATGATGTGGGCGGTTGGCGTTTGGTTGGTACTGCTGGCGAAACGATCACTTTGCTGGACCGCGACACCCCCCTTGCTGCAGAGGTGACTTATGGCGCAGACGACATCGCGGTCTCGCTTGAAGGCGCCGAAGGCCGCGTTAGTACCTACCGTGTGGCTGAAGGCGTGATTGAAGCCGTCGTGAATGGTGCCCGCATGTCAGCGGGTGTTCATATTGAAGATGACACAGTCTCCGTCATGAAAGACGGCGCGACGTGGACATTTGATGTTCCCGATCCGCTGGATGTTGATGCTGCGGATGCCGCTGCACTGGGAGGTGTTGAAGCACCCATGACCGGCAAGATCACACAGGTCTGGGTCAAGGCAGGAGATAGTGTTCAGCGCGGTGCGCCCTTGATTGCGCTGGAAGCCATGAAGATGGAGCACACCCTTAATGCACCGGCTGACGTGACCGTGGCGGAGGTTCTGGCGGTAGCCGGTGACCAGGTTGAAGGCGGTGCGGCCCTCGTGGTGTTTGACGCGTCAGACGAATAG
- the clpA gene encoding ATP-dependent Clp protease ATP-binding subunit ClpA, producing the protein MPSFSRSLEEGLHRALALANERGHEYATLEHLLLALLDDQDAAAVMRACSVDLDKLRTDLSSYIDNELANLIITSGEDSKPTAGFQRVIQRAVIHVQSSGREEVTGANVLVAIFAERESHAAYFLQEQDMTRYDAVNYISHGIAKRGEMSETRTPRGANEEEPSGEGAAKDGTEALETYCVDLNKKAMDGKIDPLIGRDSEIDRTIQILCRRSKNNPLFVGDPGVGKTAIAEGLARKIVNGEVPEVLKDATIFSLDMGALLAGTRYRGDFEERLKAVVKELEEFPGAVMFIDEIHTVIGAGATSGGAMDASNLLKPALQNGELRCIGSTTYKEYRQHFEKDRALVRRFQKIDVAEPSVPDAIKILKGLKPYFEDYHKIRYTNDAIKTAVELSARYMHDRKLPDKAIDVIDEVGASQMLLPESRRKKTVGVKEVEAVVSTMARIPPKSVTKTDTEKLSSLDKDLKRVVFGQDDAIVALSAAIKLARAGLREPEKPIGSYLFSGPTGVGKTEVARQLASIMGVELLRFDMSEYMERHTVSRLLGAPPGYVGFDQGGLLTDGVDQHPHCVLLLDEIEKAHPDLFNILLQVMDHGSLTDHNGKKIDFRNVILIMTTNAGASDMQKPPIGFGRTKREGEDEEAIKKLFTPEFRNRLDAVIPFSGLSEEIIARVVEKFVLQLEVQLADRNVTIELSKAANKWLGERGFDENFGARPLSRIIQEHVKKPLAEELLFGKLKRGGVVHVDVKDDALSFAVEAAAPPPSKKKGGKKAPAKAAK; encoded by the coding sequence TTGCCATCATTTTCACGCAGCCTTGAAGAAGGTCTCCATCGCGCACTGGCCTTGGCCAATGAGCGGGGTCACGAATACGCAACGCTAGAGCATCTGCTGCTGGCGCTGCTCGATGATCAGGACGCTGCCGCTGTCATGCGCGCGTGCTCCGTTGATCTCGACAAGCTGCGGACCGACCTTTCGTCCTACATCGACAACGAGCTTGCGAACCTCATCATCACCAGCGGTGAGGACTCAAAGCCGACTGCCGGTTTCCAGCGCGTCATTCAGCGCGCCGTAATTCACGTGCAGTCTTCTGGCCGTGAAGAAGTGACCGGTGCGAATGTGCTGGTCGCGATCTTTGCTGAACGCGAAAGCCATGCTGCGTACTTCCTGCAGGAGCAGGACATGACGCGCTATGACGCGGTGAACTACATCAGCCATGGCATTGCGAAGCGTGGCGAAATGAGTGAGACGCGGACGCCGCGCGGTGCAAACGAAGAAGAGCCTTCAGGTGAGGGTGCTGCCAAGGATGGTACCGAAGCGCTTGAGACCTATTGCGTCGATCTCAACAAGAAGGCCATGGACGGCAAGATCGATCCGCTGATTGGTCGTGACTCTGAAATCGACAGAACCATTCAAATCCTTTGCCGCCGCTCCAAAAACAACCCGCTATTCGTGGGTGACCCTGGCGTTGGCAAGACAGCCATCGCAGAAGGTCTTGCGCGCAAAATCGTCAATGGGGAAGTGCCGGAAGTCCTGAAGGACGCCACCATCTTCTCGTTGGACATGGGCGCACTGCTTGCGGGCACACGTTATCGCGGTGACTTTGAGGAACGTCTCAAAGCGGTTGTGAAGGAACTTGAAGAGTTCCCCGGCGCTGTGATGTTCATTGACGAGATTCATACGGTCATTGGTGCGGGTGCCACATCCGGTGGTGCCATGGACGCGTCAAATCTTCTGAAGCCTGCGCTTCAGAATGGTGAGCTGCGCTGCATCGGGTCAACGACCTACAAGGAGTACCGTCAGCATTTTGAGAAGGACCGGGCGCTCGTTCGTCGGTTCCAGAAAATTGATGTGGCGGAACCATCTGTTCCCGACGCGATCAAGATCCTCAAAGGGCTCAAGCCATATTTTGAGGACTATCACAAAATTCGCTACACGAACGATGCCATCAAGACGGCAGTCGAATTGTCTGCGCGGTACATGCACGACCGTAAGCTGCCGGACAAAGCCATTGATGTGATCGATGAAGTCGGTGCGTCACAGATGCTGCTTCCTGAAAGCCGCCGCAAAAAAACGGTGGGTGTGAAGGAAGTGGAAGCGGTTGTGTCCACCATGGCCCGCATTCCGCCAAAATCGGTCACCAAGACCGACACTGAAAAGCTGTCCAGTCTGGACAAGGATCTCAAACGCGTCGTGTTTGGTCAGGACGATGCGATTGTCGCCTTGTCTGCGGCCATCAAGCTGGCGCGGGCAGGCTTGCGGGAGCCTGAAAAGCCAATCGGGTCCTATCTGTTCTCCGGTCCCACAGGTGTCGGTAAAACAGAAGTCGCCCGTCAGCTCGCCTCGATCATGGGTGTCGAGCTACTTCGGTTCGACATGTCTGAGTACATGGAACGGCACACGGTTTCCCGGCTGCTTGGTGCGCCTCCCGGCTATGTAGGCTTTGATCAGGGCGGGTTGCTCACGGATGGTGTGGACCAGCATCCGCATTGTGTGCTGCTGCTTGATGAAATCGAAAAAGCCCATCCGGACCTGTTCAACATTTTGCTGCAGGTGATGGATCACGGCTCGCTGACCGATCACAACGGCAAGAAGATCGACTTCCGTAATGTGATCCTGATCATGACCACCAATGCGGGTGCCAGCGATATGCAAAAGCCACCGATCGGCTTTGGCCGCACCAAGCGGGAGGGCGAGGACGAAGAAGCGATCAAGAAGCTGTTCACGCCGGAGTTCCGTAACCGTCTGGACGCTGTCATTCCGTTCTCCGGCCTGTCCGAAGAAATCATTGCACGCGTCGTCGAGAAGTTTGTGCTTCAGCTTGAAGTACAGCTTGCTGACCGCAACGTGACGATTGAGCTGTCCAAGGCTGCTAACAAATGGCTTGGCGAACGTGGGTTTGACGAAAACTTTGGTGCTCGTCCACTGAGCCGGATCATTCAAGAACACGTCAAAAAGCCACTGGCCGAGGAGCTGCTGTTCGGCAAGCTCAAGCGCGGCGGTGTGGTGCACGTGGATGTCAAAGACGACGCATTGTCCTTCGCTGTGGAGGCAGCAGCGCCGCCGCCCAGCAAAAAGAAGGGCGGCAAGAAGGCTCCAGCGAAGGCCGCCAAGTAG
- the clpS gene encoding ATP-dependent Clp protease adapter ClpS has protein sequence MNTTDHSIIRHVLLPEEPGAPDEPPGRGGTDTGVITKTQPKTKKPSLYKVLLLNDDYTPMEFVIHVLERVFHMGSEDATRVMLHVHQNGVGVCGVFTYEVAETKVTQVMDLAGQHQHPLQCTMEKE, from the coding sequence ATGAACACGACTGACCACAGCATTATTCGCCACGTCTTGTTGCCAGAAGAGCCCGGTGCGCCCGATGAGCCGCCAGGTCGTGGCGGCACGGATACGGGCGTTATCACCAAGACGCAGCCGAAGACCAAAAAGCCGTCGCTGTACAAAGTGCTGCTGCTCAATGACGACTACACACCCATGGAATTTGTCATTCATGTTCTCGAGCGGGTGTTTCACATGGGCAGTGAAGATGCCACGCGGGTGATGCTGCATGTGCATCAAAACGGCGTCGGGGTCTGCGGTGTGTTCACCTACGAAGTCGCGGAAACCAAGGTGACGCAGGTGATGGACCTTGCAGGCCAGCACCAGCACCCCCTGCAATGCACGATGGAGAAAGAGTAA